A genomic window from Sulfurimonas sp. includes:
- a CDS encoding alginate export family protein has protein sequence MKVFNITRIKKILCVILVTSNLSAIELSNTKTEDSVNDNLEFSFKYRGRIDSYNGINKKAYGNDQSLIGDPDDNIYLQQIVSGFKYIPYPDYEFKIHMYDSRGYNSSLKPNDFIINQGTPDEYMMSYYDDHLELFEAYAKKRGVLIKELTFTLGRQQLGYGDKRIFGPGNWGNTIGWLWDAAHLSYKNDNDFFDIWYGQVRVKETDDFSILKKHRFQGVGLYSHFEYKYTNIEPFFAWRNNLHHIVKDEENIYYYGLRSFKKTPGLIYDATFAKEHGKKGSIDIRAYGYVLKAGYMFDNNYKTKISFGRVYASGDKDSNDNTSQTFSTPFGATDGEHYGRLDAMAWSNMKDLQASISLYPLKDFSTEFIYHHFNLANANDSWTYYKYKNIGLNSYTHIGDEYDFVLKYKVDKSLDILAIGSYLKAGDFIIKNNIANNNASKMFFQFTYKFNTNMSK, from the coding sequence TTGAAGGTTTTTAATATTACACGTATTAAAAAAATTTTGTGTGTAATACTTGTAACATCAAACTTAAGTGCTATAGAGTTATCAAACACTAAAACTGAAGATAGTGTTAATGATAATTTAGAGTTTAGTTTTAAATACCGTGGACGTATTGATTCATATAATGGAATTAATAAAAAAGCTTATGGTAATGATCAATCACTTATAGGTGATCCAGATGATAATATTTACCTTCAACAGATAGTTTCAGGATTTAAATACATACCATATCCAGATTATGAATTTAAGATCCACATGTATGATTCTCGCGGGTATAACTCTTCTTTAAAACCTAATGATTTTATAATAAATCAAGGAACTCCAGATGAATATATGATGAGTTACTATGATGACCATTTAGAACTCTTTGAGGCTTATGCGAAAAAAAGAGGTGTTTTAATAAAAGAGTTAACTTTTACTCTTGGTCGTCAACAGTTGGGTTATGGTGATAAACGTATATTTGGACCTGGAAACTGGGGAAATACCATAGGTTGGTTATGGGATGCTGCACACCTATCTTATAAAAATGATAATGATTTTTTTGATATATGGTACGGTCAAGTAAGAGTTAAAGAGACTGATGATTTTAGTATATTAAAAAAACATCGATTCCAAGGTGTAGGACTATATAGCCATTTTGAGTATAAGTATACTAATATAGAACCATTCTTTGCATGGCGAAATAACTTACATCATATTGTTAAAGATGAAGAAAATATCTACTATTACGGACTTCGTTCATTTAAAAAAACACCTGGACTAATATATGATGCTACATTTGCCAAAGAGCATGGTAAAAAAGGTAGTATAGATATTAGAGCATATGGATATGTTCTAAAAGCAGGTTATATGTTTGATAACAACTATAAAACCAAGATTTCATTTGGAAGGGTATATGCATCAGGTGATAAAGACTCTAATGATAATACATCTCAAACATTCTCAACACCGTTTGGTGCTACCGATGGAGAACATTATGGACGTCTTGATGCTATGGCATGGTCAAACATGAAAGACCTTCAAGCTTCAATATCATTATACCCACTAAAAGATTTTTCTACAGAGTTCATTTATCACCACTTCAATTTAGCAAATGCAAATGACAGTTGGACATATTACAAATATAAAAATATAGGTCTAAATAGTTATACACATATAGGTGATGAATATGATTTTGTATTAAAGTACAAAGTTGACAAATCATTAGATATTTTGGCTATAGGATCTTATTTAAAAGCTGGTGATTTTATTATAAAGAACAATATAGCAAACAATAATGCAAGTAAAATGTTTTTTCAATTTACATATAAATT